A genomic region of Pseudoxanthomonas suwonensis contains the following coding sequences:
- a CDS encoding M3 family metallopeptidase: MKKTGLTLALAAALGLGMTACNRTDSPAAGTAEQASPATQDNPFFVQSELPLLYPHFDRIKDADFAPAFDAGMAEQLREVAAIAANDEAPTFDNTIIALENSGQTLGRATRVFFNLVGTDTNDTRKQLQAEYSPKFAAHRDAIFLDGALFARIQALYDQRDGLGLDAEGVRLVERYHSDFVRAGAQLSDADKTKLKDMNAQLASLGTRFDQNVLNEVNASAVAFDSAEALAGATDAQIAAAAEEAKKRGLDGKYVVTLLNTTGQPPLAYLSDRESRRRIFEASVARGHRGNEYDNTGVVSQVIRLRAERAALLGYPNHAAYALEDATARTPQAVNDMLGKLAPAAVANARREAAELQKMIDQEQAAKGEPSFKLEPWDWSFYSEKVRAAKYDFDESQLKPYFEMRNVLENGVFFAATQLYGITFKERTDLPKYHADTWTYDVFDADGQQLSIFIFDPYARGSKRGGAWMNSYVSQSKLRGTQPVVANHQNITKPADGQPTLLTWDEVTTMFHEFGHALHGMFSDVTYPYFSGTSVPRDFVEFPSQVNEMWADWPSILANYAKHHQTGEPMPQALLDKVLAASKFNQGFATTEYLGAAMLDQRWHQITADQVPEAAGVMQFEHDALVADGIYFTPVPPRYRTPYFSHIMGGYSAGYYAYIWSEVLDANTQAWILANGGLKRENGDRFRATLLSRGGSKDAMELFRDFAGSDPKIEPLLEKRGLDAAPPR; encoded by the coding sequence ATGAAGAAGACCGGCCTCACCCTGGCGCTCGCCGCCGCCCTTGGACTTGGCATGACCGCCTGCAACCGCACCGACAGTCCCGCCGCCGGCACCGCCGAGCAGGCCTCCCCGGCCACGCAGGACAACCCCTTCTTCGTGCAGAGCGAGCTGCCGCTGCTGTACCCGCACTTCGACCGGATCAAGGATGCCGACTTCGCCCCGGCCTTCGACGCCGGCATGGCCGAGCAGCTCCGTGAGGTCGCGGCGATCGCCGCCAACGACGAGGCGCCGACCTTCGACAACACGATCATCGCCCTGGAGAACAGCGGCCAGACCCTGGGCCGCGCCACCCGCGTGTTCTTCAACCTGGTCGGCACCGACACCAACGACACCCGCAAGCAACTGCAGGCCGAGTACTCGCCGAAGTTCGCCGCGCACCGCGACGCGATCTTCCTGGACGGTGCCCTGTTCGCCCGCATCCAGGCGCTGTACGACCAGCGCGACGGCCTGGGCCTGGACGCCGAGGGCGTGCGCCTGGTCGAGCGCTACCACTCCGACTTCGTCCGCGCCGGCGCCCAGCTGTCCGATGCCGACAAGACCAAGCTGAAGGACATGAATGCGCAGCTGGCCAGCCTGGGCACCCGGTTCGACCAGAACGTGCTCAACGAGGTCAACGCCTCGGCCGTGGCGTTCGACAGCGCCGAGGCCCTGGCCGGCGCCACTGACGCACAGATCGCCGCCGCCGCCGAGGAGGCCAAGAAGCGCGGCCTGGACGGCAAGTACGTGGTCACCCTGCTCAACACCACCGGCCAGCCGCCGCTGGCCTACCTGAGCGACCGTGAATCGCGGCGCAGGATCTTCGAGGCCTCCGTCGCCCGCGGCCACCGCGGCAACGAGTACGACAACACCGGCGTGGTCTCGCAGGTGATCCGGCTGCGCGCCGAGCGCGCCGCGCTGCTGGGCTACCCGAACCACGCCGCCTACGCGCTCGAGGACGCCACCGCCCGGACCCCGCAGGCGGTCAACGACATGCTCGGCAAGCTGGCCCCGGCCGCGGTGGCCAACGCCAGGCGCGAGGCCGCCGAGCTGCAGAAGATGATCGACCAGGAGCAGGCCGCCAAGGGCGAACCGAGCTTCAAGCTGGAGCCTTGGGACTGGTCGTTCTACAGCGAGAAGGTGCGCGCGGCCAAGTACGACTTCGACGAGTCGCAGCTCAAGCCGTACTTCGAGATGCGCAACGTGCTGGAGAACGGCGTGTTCTTCGCCGCCACCCAGCTGTACGGCATCACCTTCAAGGAACGCACCGACCTGCCAAAGTACCACGCCGACACCTGGACCTACGACGTCTTCGACGCCGACGGCCAGCAGCTGTCGATCTTCATCTTCGACCCGTACGCGCGCGGGTCCAAGCGCGGCGGCGCGTGGATGAACTCGTACGTGTCGCAGTCCAAGCTGCGCGGCACCCAGCCGGTGGTGGCCAACCACCAGAACATCACCAAGCCCGCCGACGGCCAGCCGACCCTGCTGACCTGGGACGAGGTCACCACGATGTTCCACGAGTTCGGCCACGCCCTGCACGGCATGTTCTCGGACGTGACCTACCCGTACTTCAGCGGCACCAGCGTGCCGCGCGACTTCGTCGAGTTCCCCTCGCAGGTCAACGAGATGTGGGCCGACTGGCCGTCGATCCTGGCCAACTACGCCAAGCACCACCAGACCGGCGAGCCGATGCCGCAGGCGCTGCTGGACAAGGTCCTGGCCGCCAGCAAGTTCAACCAGGGCTTCGCCACCACCGAGTACCTGGGCGCGGCCATGCTCGACCAGCGCTGGCACCAGATCACCGCCGACCAGGTGCCCGAGGCAGCCGGGGTGATGCAGTTCGAGCACGACGCGCTGGTCGCCGACGGCATCTACTTCACCCCGGTGCCGCCGCGCTACCGCACCCCGTACTTCAGCCACATCATGGGCGGCTACTCGGCCGGCTACTACGCCTACATCTGGTCGGAGGTGCTGGACGCCAACACCCAGGCCTGGATCCTTGCCAACGGCGGCCTCAAGCGCGAGAACGGCGACCGCTTCCGCGCCACCCTGCTCTCGCGCGGCGGCAGCAAGGACGCGATGGAGCTGTTCCGTGACTTCGCCGGCTCCGATCCGAAGATCGAGCCGCTGCTGGAGAAGCGCGGGCTGGACGCGGCGCCGCCGCGCTGA
- the cfa gene encoding cyclopropane fatty acyl phospholipid synthase, producing MPVSRSQRRVEALLGEAGVRIGGGRDWDPQVHDQRLYARLLAQGSLGLGESYMDGWWDVRSLDAFLTRLLQARLDRRVRGLAEIGDALLARLSNRQTRARSGEVGRRHYDLGNDLYAAMLGRRLVYSCGYWRRAADLDEAQEAKLDLVCRKLELRPGMRVLDIGCGWGEALKYAAERYGVSGVGVTISREQADFARRLCEGLPVEIRLQDYRDLDEPFDAAFSIGMFEHVGVRNYRTYFEVVRRCLPEQGLFLLHTIGRNLSANRTDPWIARYIFPNSMLPSAAQVATASEGLFVVEDWHNFGIDYDRTLQAWCDNVEAAWGRLDARYDERFRRMWRFYLAGSMASFRTRRAQLWQLVMSPGGVPGGYVAPR from the coding sequence ATGCCGGTATCGCGTTCCCAGCGCAGGGTCGAGGCGTTGCTTGGGGAGGCCGGCGTGCGCATCGGCGGCGGCCGCGACTGGGATCCGCAGGTCCACGACCAGCGCCTGTACGCGCGGCTGCTGGCGCAGGGCTCGCTCGGCCTGGGCGAGTCGTACATGGATGGCTGGTGGGACGTGCGTTCGCTGGACGCGTTCCTGACGCGGCTGCTCCAGGCGCGGCTGGACCGGCGCGTACGCGGCCTGGCCGAGATCGGTGACGCGCTGCTGGCCCGGCTGTCGAACCGGCAGACCCGCGCGCGCAGCGGCGAGGTCGGCCGGCGCCACTACGACCTGGGCAACGACCTGTACGCCGCGATGCTCGGCCGCCGGCTGGTGTACAGCTGCGGCTACTGGCGCCGGGCCGCCGACCTGGACGAGGCGCAGGAAGCCAAGCTCGACCTGGTCTGCCGCAAGCTGGAGCTGCGCCCGGGCATGCGCGTGCTGGACATCGGCTGCGGCTGGGGCGAGGCGCTGAAGTACGCGGCCGAGCGTTATGGCGTGTCCGGCGTGGGCGTGACCATCTCCAGGGAGCAGGCCGACTTCGCGCGGCGACTGTGCGAAGGGTTGCCGGTGGAGATCCGGCTGCAGGACTACCGCGACCTGGACGAGCCGTTCGACGCGGCGTTCTCGATCGGCATGTTCGAGCACGTGGGCGTGCGCAACTATCGGACCTACTTCGAGGTGGTGCGGCGCTGCCTGCCGGAGCAGGGGCTGTTCCTGCTGCACACCATCGGCAGGAACCTCTCCGCCAACCGCACCGATCCGTGGATCGCGCGCTACATCTTCCCCAACTCGATGCTGCCGTCGGCCGCGCAGGTCGCCACGGCCAGCGAGGGCCTGTTCGTGGTCGAGGACTGGCACAACTTCGGCATCGACTACGACCGCACCCTGCAAGCCTGGTGCGACAACGTCGAGGCCGCATGGGGCCGGCTCGATGCACGCTACGACGAGCGCTTCCGGCGGATGTGGCGCTTCTACCTGGCCGGCTCGATGGCCAGCTTCCGCACCCGCCGCGCGCAGCTGTGGCAGCTGGTGATGTCGCCGGGCGGGGTGCCCGGCGGCTACGTCGCGCCGCGCTGA
- a CDS encoding DUF3298 and DUF4163 domain-containing protein — translation MNWMTPTTRMVAAGLLLVALAACRRDEAQAPGAPAGPPAADDAAVPAVPAADAPVALADVIETDPRYVVGISYPPGAADDPGLAQALHGYAEAARGELMQAVAGLDGNPTAPYELSLGFRETLRSADVVAVAADGSLYTGGAHGQPLVARFVWLPRQQRMLTAQDLLASPEDWRPVADYVAEQLGAAAHTRAADEALEPADRQRLLAMALKTIAEGTAPRPENFAQFEPVRSADGRIAALRFVFPPYQVGPYADGVQSVVVPAAVLRPYLAQDIRGLFAE, via the coding sequence ATGAACTGGATGACCCCCACGACCCGCATGGTCGCCGCCGGCCTGCTGCTGGTGGCGCTGGCGGCCTGCCGCCGCGACGAGGCGCAGGCCCCCGGCGCACCCGCCGGGCCACCTGCGGCCGACGATGCAGCCGTGCCGGCCGTCCCGGCTGCGGACGCGCCGGTCGCGCTGGCCGACGTGATCGAGACCGACCCACGCTACGTGGTCGGGATCAGCTACCCGCCGGGCGCCGCGGACGACCCGGGGCTGGCCCAGGCCCTGCACGGGTACGCCGAGGCCGCGCGCGGCGAGTTGATGCAGGCGGTCGCTGGCCTGGACGGCAATCCGACCGCCCCCTATGAGCTGTCGCTGGGCTTCCGCGAGACCCTGCGCAGTGCCGACGTGGTCGCGGTGGCGGCCGATGGCAGCCTGTACACCGGCGGGGCGCACGGCCAGCCGCTGGTGGCGCGCTTCGTCTGGCTGCCGCGCCAGCAGCGCATGCTCACCGCCCAGGACCTGCTGGCCTCGCCGGAGGACTGGCGGCCGGTGGCCGACTACGTGGCCGAACAGCTCGGTGCCGCCGCGCATACCCGCGCCGCCGACGAGGCGCTGGAGCCGGCCGACCGCCAGCGACTGCTGGCGATGGCGCTGAAGACGATCGCCGAGGGCACCGCGCCGCGGCCGGAGAACTTCGCCCAGTTCGAGCCGGTGCGCTCGGCCGACGGCCGCATCGCCGCGCTGCGGTTCGTGTTCCCGCCCTACCAGGTGGGTCCGTACGCCGACGGCGTGCAGAGCGTGGTGGTGCCGGCGGCGGTGTTGCGGCCGTACCTGGCGCAGGATATACGCGGGCTGTTCGCCGAGTAG
- a CDS encoding GNAT family N-acetyltransferase produces the protein MTDLPAIQHDAGRQRFHLRLEGHEAELAYHLQGGALVIDHTGVPQAIGGRGLAGRLVQAAFDHARAQGWRVVPACSYARGWVARHPQYADLVAG, from the coding sequence ATGACCGACCTGCCAGCCATCCAGCATGATGCCGGGCGCCAGCGCTTTCACCTCCGCCTGGAGGGCCACGAGGCCGAGTTGGCCTACCACCTCCAGGGTGGGGCGCTGGTGATCGACCATACCGGCGTGCCCCAGGCCATCGGCGGCCGCGGGTTGGCCGGCAGGCTGGTGCAGGCGGCCTTCGACCATGCCCGGGCCCAGGGCTGGCGGGTGGTGCCGGCCTGCTCCTACGCGCGGGGCTGGGTCGCCCGGCATCCGCAGTACGCTGATCTGGTCGCCGGCTGA
- a CDS encoding rhomboid family intramembrane serine protease, with translation MQSPVTLVLIAVTALVSWLAFNNRRLADRLILWPPAISQRHEYWRLVSYGLLHADFPHLLFNMVTLFFFGRLVERLMLQITGSVLTYPLFYVTALVVSILPSYLKNQKNPNYLSLGASGAVSAVLFAFILISPWSLIFVFFIPAPAILYAVFYVGYSIWMDRRGGDRINHSAHLAGAAFGVMFMLAMEPRLLQVFLERVTNPSFG, from the coding sequence ATGCAGTCTCCCGTGACCCTGGTCCTGATCGCCGTCACCGCGCTGGTGTCATGGCTGGCCTTCAACAACCGCCGCCTGGCCGACCGCCTGATCCTGTGGCCTCCGGCGATCTCGCAGCGCCACGAATACTGGCGCCTGGTCAGCTACGGGCTGTTGCACGCCGACTTCCCGCACCTGCTGTTCAACATGGTCACGCTGTTCTTCTTCGGCCGGCTGGTCGAGCGGCTGATGCTGCAGATCACCGGCAGCGTGCTGACCTATCCGCTGTTCTACGTGACCGCGCTGGTGGTCTCGATCCTGCCCAGCTACCTGAAGAACCAGAAAAACCCCAACTACCTCAGCCTGGGCGCCTCGGGCGCGGTGTCGGCGGTGCTGTTCGCCTTCATCCTGATCTCGCCGTGGTCGCTGATCTTCGTGTTCTTCATCCCGGCGCCGGCGATCCTGTACGCGGTGTTCTACGTCGGCTACAGCATCTGGATGGACCGGCGCGGCGGCGACCGCATCAACCACAGCGCGCACCTGGCCGGCGCCGCGTTCGGGGTGATGTTCATGCTGGCGATGGAGCCGCGGCTGCTGCAGGTGTTCCTGGAGCGGGTGACCAATCCGAGCTTCGGCTGA
- a CDS encoding oligopeptide:H+ symporter, giving the protein MSTTTADHGRMPRQISYIIGNEACERFSFYGMRNILVPFLISSVLLAYLPEGAARDTAAKDIFHTFVIGVYFFPLLGGWLADRFFGKYNTILWFSLVYCAGHACLAMFENNATGFYTGLFLIALGSGGIKPLVVSFCGDQFDQSNKSKARLVFDAFYWIINFGSFFASLLAPLFLRHWGPAVAFGIPGVLMFIATFVFWLGRRHYVNVPPSGNDPNGFLAVVKTALRARAPGQGRPGYVVAVLGVALAVAMLLLWALSVAGLAPSWWPDFGFVITACLALGVVIALGGWGASLQLERARGAHPDAAVDGVRAVLRILIVFALVTPFWSLFDQKASTWIIQGREMVIPHASAWWPSWLIKDAAQMQALNPLLVMLLIPFNNIVLYPLLRRMGFQVTALRRMGWGIAISGVSWIVAGALQLWLDGGQQVSLAWQSLPYLLLTFGEVLVSATALEFAYSQAPHAMKGVIMAFWYLTSTFGSLWVLLTNFGIRNEAVLGRIADTGLSENAFLMFFFAGFAFVAALAFAAYARRYPMQDNYRAAA; this is encoded by the coding sequence ATGAGCACGACCACCGCAGACCACGGGCGCATGCCGCGCCAGATCTCCTACATCATCGGCAACGAGGCCTGCGAGCGCTTCAGCTTCTACGGGATGCGGAACATCCTGGTTCCGTTCCTGATCAGTTCGGTCCTGCTGGCGTACCTGCCCGAAGGGGCCGCGCGCGACACCGCCGCCAAGGACATCTTCCACACCTTCGTCATCGGCGTGTACTTCTTCCCGCTGCTCGGCGGCTGGCTGGCCGACCGGTTCTTCGGCAAGTACAACACCATCCTCTGGTTCTCGCTGGTCTACTGCGCCGGCCACGCCTGCCTGGCGATGTTCGAGAACAACGCCACCGGCTTCTACACCGGCCTGTTCCTGATCGCGCTCGGTTCGGGCGGCATCAAGCCGCTGGTGGTGTCCTTCTGCGGCGACCAGTTCGACCAGAGCAACAAGTCCAAGGCCAGGCTGGTGTTCGACGCGTTCTACTGGATCATCAACTTCGGCTCGTTCTTCGCCTCGCTGCTGGCGCCGCTGTTCCTGCGCCACTGGGGCCCGGCGGTGGCCTTCGGCATCCCCGGCGTGCTGATGTTCATCGCCACCTTCGTGTTCTGGCTGGGCCGCCGCCACTACGTCAACGTGCCGCCGTCGGGCAACGATCCGAACGGCTTCCTGGCGGTGGTGAAGACCGCGCTGCGCGCCCGCGCGCCGGGCCAGGGGCGCCCCGGCTACGTGGTCGCCGTGCTCGGCGTGGCGCTGGCGGTGGCGATGCTGCTGCTGTGGGCGTTGTCGGTGGCGGGGCTGGCGCCGTCGTGGTGGCCGGACTTCGGCTTCGTCATCACCGCCTGCCTGGCGCTGGGCGTGGTGATCGCGCTGGGTGGCTGGGGCGCGTCGCTGCAGCTGGAGCGCGCCCGCGGCGCGCATCCGGACGCGGCGGTGGACGGCGTGCGCGCGGTGCTGCGGATCCTGATCGTGTTCGCGCTGGTGACCCCGTTCTGGTCGCTGTTCGACCAGAAGGCCTCGACCTGGATCATCCAGGGCCGGGAGATGGTGATCCCGCACGCCTCGGCCTGGTGGCCGAGCTGGCTGATCAAGGACGCGGCGCAGATGCAGGCGCTCAACCCGCTGCTGGTGATGCTGCTGATCCCGTTCAACAACATCGTGCTGTACCCGCTGCTGCGCAGGATGGGCTTCCAGGTCACCGCGTTGCGGCGGATGGGCTGGGGCATCGCCATCTCCGGCGTGTCGTGGATCGTGGCCGGCGCGCTGCAGCTGTGGCTGGACGGCGGCCAGCAGGTCTCGCTGGCCTGGCAGTCGCTGCCGTACCTGCTGCTGACCTTCGGCGAGGTGCTGGTCTCGGCGACCGCGCTGGAGTTCGCCTACAGCCAGGCGCCGCACGCGATGAAGGGCGTGATCATGGCCTTCTGGTATCTGACCAGCACCTTCGGCAGCCTGTGGGTGCTGCTGACCAACTTCGGCATCCGCAACGAGGCGGTGCTGGGCCGGATCGCCGACACCGGGCTGAGCGAGAACGCGTTCCTGATGTTCTTCTTCGCCGGCTTCGCGTTCGTGGCCGCGCTGGCGTTCGCCGCCTACGCGCGCCGCTACCCGATGCAGGACAACTACCGCGCCGCCGCCTGA
- a CDS encoding M14 family metallopeptidase, whose product MPQRLRPFLACLALAVAAGAPRPGLAESAPAADPLATVSERSGFLRTGRYEEVAALASAFQRRWPDKVAARSFGTTPEGRPMQLLVVTATGAFDPAEARRRGIPVVLVQGGIHAGEIDGKDAGFLALRQVLEGEAAPGALEKLVWLFVPVFNVDGHERFGAWNRPNQRGPEEMGWRTTAQNFNLNRDYLKADAPEMQAMLRLVQEWDPLAVVDLHATNGAQFEHDISIQVEPLHAGDPALRRIGRQWRDAVIADLARHGSLPLAFYPSFVVQDDPASGFEDGVPPPRFSHGYFLLRNRLAMLVETHSWRPYPERVRTTRNTVVSVLEQIARHGAQWRHTAVEADARAAAIAGASEPLAWKATAESRDIDFRGYAYTRTPSDVSGATMTRYDESTPQLWRVPLRDRLAPSLLATAPKAGYLVPPAWAGFVQPALDAHGVAYRTLGAGWPQAPVQAFRADAAKTDARSTEGRQRLALEGAWRPEPRDVGAGALYVPVAQPLSRLVLALLEPQAPDSLAAWGAFNVAFERKEYMEDYVAEAVAREMLDADPALRDGFERRLAAEPAFAADPSARLDFFYRRHPAWDERHGLYPVLRLDQPPPDP is encoded by the coding sequence ATGCCGCAACGCCTCCGCCCCTTCCTGGCCTGCCTGGCCCTGGCCGTCGCCGCAGGCGCGCCGCGCCCCGGCCTGGCCGAGTCCGCGCCCGCCGCCGACCCGCTGGCGACCGTGTCCGAACGTTCCGGTTTCCTGCGCACCGGGCGCTACGAGGAGGTCGCCGCGCTCGCCTCGGCCTTCCAGCGACGCTGGCCCGACAAGGTCGCCGCACGCAGCTTCGGCACCACGCCCGAGGGCCGGCCGATGCAGCTGCTGGTGGTCACCGCCACCGGCGCGTTCGACCCGGCCGAGGCGCGCCGCCGCGGGATCCCGGTGGTGCTGGTGCAGGGCGGCATCCACGCCGGCGAGATCGACGGCAAGGACGCCGGTTTCCTCGCCCTGCGCCAGGTGCTCGAGGGCGAGGCGGCGCCGGGGGCGCTCGAGAAGCTGGTGTGGCTGTTCGTGCCGGTGTTCAACGTCGACGGCCACGAGCGCTTCGGCGCCTGGAACCGGCCCAACCAGCGCGGCCCGGAGGAGATGGGCTGGCGCACCACCGCGCAGAACTTCAACCTCAACCGCGACTACCTGAAGGCCGATGCGCCGGAGATGCAGGCGATGCTGCGCCTGGTCCAGGAATGGGACCCGCTGGCGGTGGTCGACCTGCACGCCACCAATGGCGCCCAGTTCGAGCACGACATCTCCATCCAGGTCGAGCCGCTGCACGCCGGCGACCCGGCGCTGCGCAGGATCGGACGCCAATGGCGCGACGCGGTGATCGCCGACCTGGCCCGGCACGGCTCGCTGCCGCTGGCGTTCTACCCCTCGTTCGTGGTCCAGGACGATCCGGCCTCCGGGTTCGAGGACGGGGTGCCGCCGCCGCGCTTCTCGCACGGCTACTTCCTGCTGCGCAACCGCCTGGCGATGCTGGTGGAGACCCATTCCTGGCGGCCCTACCCCGAGCGCGTGCGCACCACCCGCAACACGGTGGTATCGGTGCTGGAGCAGATCGCGCGGCACGGCGCGCAGTGGCGGCACACGGCCGTGGAGGCGGACGCCCGTGCCGCCGCCATCGCCGGCGCCAGCGAGCCACTGGCCTGGAAGGCCACCGCCGAGTCCCGCGACATCGACTTCCGCGGCTACGCCTACACCCGCACGCCATCGGACGTGTCCGGCGCGACGATGACCCGCTACGACGAATCCACGCCGCAGCTCTGGCGCGTTCCCCTGCGCGACCGGCTCGCCCCCTCGCTCCTGGCCACCGCGCCGAAGGCCGGCTACCTGGTGCCGCCGGCCTGGGCCGGATTCGTGCAGCCGGCGCTGGACGCGCACGGGGTCGCCTACCGCACGCTCGGCGCCGGTTGGCCGCAGGCGCCGGTGCAGGCGTTCCGCGCCGACGCGGCGAAGACCGACGCGCGCTCCACCGAGGGCCGCCAGCGGCTGGCGCTGGAAGGCGCGTGGCGGCCCGAGCCACGCGACGTCGGTGCCGGCGCGCTGTACGTCCCGGTCGCCCAGCCGCTGTCGCGGCTGGTGCTGGCCCTGCTCGAGCCGCAGGCACCGGACTCGCTGGCGGCGTGGGGGGCGTTCAATGTCGCCTTCGAGCGCAAGGAATACATGGAGGACTACGTCGCCGAGGCGGTGGCCCGCGAGATGCTCGACGCCGACCCGGCGCTGCGCGACGGGTTCGAGCGCCGACTGGCGGCCGAGCCGGCGTTCGCCGCCGATCCGTCGGCGCGGCTGGACTTCTTCTACCGCCGCCACCCGGCCTGGGACGAGCGCCACGGCCTCTACCCGGTGCTGCGCCTGGACCAGCCGCCCCCGGACCCCTGA
- a CDS encoding endonuclease/exonuclease/phosphatase family protein, whose product MSHLPRLVARLLLYAALLPAMAWAGTGPGSRAGEATPEFSVVTLNLDHDRDDWPRRRVQIVETLRRLQPDAIALQEVLQHEDLPNQAAWLARELGYESHFVTTDPPSHKRRHGSALLTRDPLLEQGETLLHPLEDHRTAGFARVLVGGHPLNLYFTHLHWAPDGAATRAQQLSDLLAYVDATATGAPSVIAGHFNADVAAPELAALQERWEDAWTALHPTAGVEESSTLNPAYFAVPASVDHVFLERGHLLPLAAKLLFTAPDAEGVWASDHRGLLVRFRFAGPAE is encoded by the coding sequence ATGAGCCACCTGCCCCGCCTCGTCGCCCGCCTGCTGCTGTACGCGGCCCTGCTGCCGGCCATGGCCTGGGCGGGAACCGGTCCGGGAAGCCGGGCCGGCGAGGCCACGCCCGAGTTCAGCGTGGTCACCCTCAACCTGGACCACGACCGCGACGACTGGCCGCGGCGCCGGGTGCAGATCGTGGAGACGCTGCGCCGGCTGCAGCCGGACGCGATCGCGCTGCAGGAAGTCCTGCAGCACGAGGACCTGCCCAACCAGGCGGCCTGGCTGGCGCGCGAACTGGGCTACGAATCGCACTTCGTCACCACCGATCCGCCCAGCCACAAGCGCCGCCACGGCAGCGCCCTGCTGACCCGCGATCCGCTGCTCGAGCAGGGCGAGACCCTGCTGCATCCGCTGGAAGACCACCGCACCGCCGGCTTCGCCCGCGTGCTGGTCGGCGGCCATCCGCTCAACCTCTATTTCACCCATCTGCATTGGGCGCCGGATGGCGCGGCCACGCGCGCGCAGCAGCTGTCGGACCTGCTGGCCTACGTCGATGCCACCGCCACCGGCGCGCCGTCGGTGATCGCCGGCCATTTCAACGCCGATGTCGCCGCACCGGAGCTGGCGGCGCTGCAGGAGCGCTGGGAAGACGCCTGGACGGCGCTGCATCCCACGGCCGGTGTCGAGGAGTCGAGCACGCTCAATCCCGCGTACTTCGCCGTGCCGGCAAGCGTGGACCACGTGTTCCTCGAGCGCGGGCATCTGCTGCCGCTCGCGGCCAAGCTGCTGTTCACCGCGCCCGACGCGGAGGGCGTATGGGCCTCGGACCATCGCGGGCTGCTGGTCAGGTTCCGCTTCGCCGGCCCGGCGGAGTGA
- a CDS encoding type 1 glutamine amidotransferase domain-containing protein, with translation MSHLTGKRVAILASDGFEESELLEPMRALREHGAEVDVVSPESGPIQGFRHFDKGQTVRVDRDVAEAQASDYDALVIPGGLFNPDALRHDEDAIRFTRGFFEAGKPVGAICHGPWVLVDAGVVESRELTSVPNIHRDLENAGARWVDREVVVDQGLVTSRTPKDLPAFCARLVEEIGEGRHAGQAASA, from the coding sequence ATGAGCCACCTCACCGGCAAGCGCGTCGCCATCCTCGCCAGCGACGGCTTCGAGGAATCCGAACTGCTGGAACCGATGCGGGCGCTGCGCGAGCACGGCGCCGAGGTGGACGTGGTCTCGCCCGAAAGCGGCCCGATCCAGGGTTTCCGCCATTTCGACAAGGGCCAGACCGTGCGAGTGGACCGCGATGTCGCCGAGGCCCAGGCCTCCGACTACGACGCACTGGTGATTCCCGGCGGGCTGTTCAATCCCGATGCGTTGCGCCATGACGAGGACGCGATCCGCTTCACCCGCGGCTTCTTCGAGGCCGGCAAGCCGGTCGGTGCGATCTGCCACGGCCCCTGGGTGCTGGTGGACGCCGGCGTGGTCGAGTCGCGCGAACTGACCTCGGTGCCGAACATCCACCGCGACCTGGAGAACGCCGGCGCGCGATGGGTCGACCGCGAGGTGGTGGTCGACCAGGGTCTGGTCACCAGCCGCACGCCGAAGGACCTGCCGGCGTTCTGCGCCAGGCTCGTGGAAGAGATCGGCGAAGGCCGCCACGCCGGCCAGGCGGCTTCGGCATGA
- a CDS encoding MliC family protein, whose translation MSAAAKSVRPACVRLGGALLVLAALGACRPAEPEPPVAAPAAGGGTEVAAAPSPGLDAAPVVHPGAPIETQWQCDDQRVAARYDPVAQTMTLIHDRGQLTLPQAVSASGARYADDNGNEFWGRGDSATLTLSGTPARECGRVDNGSAASG comes from the coding sequence ATGAGCGCGGCGGCGAAGTCGGTCCGCCCGGCCTGCGTCCGTCTCGGCGGCGCGCTGCTGGTGCTGGCGGCGCTGGGCGCCTGCCGTCCCGCCGAACCGGAGCCGCCGGTTGCGGCACCGGCAGCAGGCGGCGGCACGGAAGTCGCCGCCGCGCCGTCGCCGGGGCTGGACGCCGCGCCGGTGGTCCATCCCGGCGCGCCGATCGAGACCCAGTGGCAGTGCGACGACCAGCGCGTGGCCGCGCGCTACGATCCGGTCGCGCAGACCATGACCCTGATCCACGACCGCGGGCAGCTGACGTTGCCGCAAGCGGTGTCGGCCTCCGGCGCGCGCTACGCCGACGACAACGGCAACGAGTTCTGGGGCCGGGGTGACTCGGCCACGCTCACCCTGTCGGGGACGCCGGCCCGCGAGTGCGGCCGGGTCGACAACGGCAGCGCCGCCTCCGGCTGA